Proteins encoded in a region of the Azospirillum sp. TSH58 genome:
- the asnB gene encoding asparagine synthase (glutamine-hydrolyzing): MCGVAGVLAGPRAEPAGLDELKRMIAMIGHRGPDGYGFYRDGRIGLAHARLSIVGLAGGFQPIHNEERTLWITFNGEIFNHVELRRDLEARGHRFYTRTDTEVIVHAFEEYGPAAWAKLNGQFAIGLWDAVKRELWLVRDRLGILPLFYARSGDHLAFASEAKALFGGGRIEPRFDAARLAQVFTHWSVAPQGSVFAGVQSVPPATAIRIDSDLRLHEARYWEPDMAGDPALSRITLDEAADRLEEKLLDAIRLRLRADVPVGVYISGGLDSSVIAALARKLDTTQMHSFGVRFADNAFDETPQQRLVAGHVGTEHHDILCTAEDIQAALPDVIWHGESPLVRTAPAPLFLLSRLVRDSGIRVVLSGEGADEWLAGYDIFKEDKVRRFWARQPHSAARPKLLSRIHPYAATSGQKDSPLWQAFWKRGMTETDDPFYAHRIRWQNTGWTQRLLAPDVRSAANAQAFDDVVAAHLPAGWSRWSPLARTQWTEIAAFMSPYLLTSQGDRVAMANSIEVRYPFLDPEVDDLCAALPDRVKMLGLRDKLALRRVASRLLPAEIFHRPKRPYRAPMTTALFGAQAPAYVRDLLSEESLNRYGLVDAAGVAALAAKAHRTDGRMAGEREEMALVGVLTLQMLARNVLDELPGRASSLRARLDAAPIHILEEHLDSAAAA; encoded by the coding sequence ATGTGTGGTGTCGCTGGAGTTCTCGCCGGGCCGCGCGCCGAGCCCGCCGGACTCGACGAACTGAAGCGCATGATCGCCATGATCGGGCACCGCGGCCCGGACGGCTACGGCTTCTACCGCGACGGGCGGATCGGGCTCGCCCACGCGCGCCTCAGCATCGTCGGTCTGGCCGGCGGCTTCCAGCCGATCCACAACGAGGAGCGGACTCTGTGGATCACCTTCAACGGCGAGATCTTCAACCACGTCGAGCTGCGGCGTGACCTGGAGGCGCGCGGGCACCGCTTCTACACCCGCACCGACACCGAGGTGATCGTCCACGCCTTCGAGGAGTACGGCCCCGCCGCCTGGGCCAAGCTGAACGGCCAGTTCGCCATCGGCCTGTGGGACGCCGTGAAGCGGGAGCTGTGGCTGGTCCGCGACCGGCTGGGCATCCTGCCGCTGTTCTACGCCCGCAGCGGCGACCATCTCGCCTTCGCGTCGGAGGCCAAGGCCCTGTTCGGCGGCGGGCGGATCGAGCCGCGCTTCGACGCCGCCCGCCTCGCCCAGGTCTTCACCCACTGGAGCGTCGCCCCCCAGGGCAGCGTCTTCGCCGGGGTGCAGAGCGTGCCGCCGGCCACCGCCATCCGCATCGACTCCGACCTGCGCCTGCACGAGGCCCGCTATTGGGAGCCGGACATGGCCGGCGATCCCGCCCTGTCCCGCATCACGCTGGACGAGGCGGCGGACCGGCTGGAGGAGAAGCTGCTCGACGCCATCCGCCTGCGGCTGCGCGCCGACGTGCCGGTCGGCGTCTACATCAGCGGCGGCCTGGACAGCTCGGTCATCGCGGCGCTGGCCCGCAAGCTCGACACCACGCAGATGCACAGCTTCGGCGTGCGCTTCGCCGACAACGCCTTCGACGAGACGCCGCAGCAGCGGCTGGTCGCCGGCCATGTCGGGACGGAGCATCACGACATCCTCTGCACGGCGGAGGACATCCAGGCGGCCCTGCCCGACGTCATCTGGCACGGCGAATCGCCGCTGGTCCGCACCGCCCCGGCGCCGCTGTTCCTGCTCTCCCGCCTCGTCCGCGACAGCGGCATCCGCGTCGTGCTGTCCGGCGAGGGCGCCGACGAGTGGCTGGCCGGCTACGACATCTTCAAGGAGGACAAGGTCCGCCGCTTCTGGGCGCGGCAGCCGCACTCCGCGGCGCGCCCGAAGCTGCTCAGCCGCATCCATCCCTACGCCGCCACCAGCGGCCAGAAGGACAGCCCGCTCTGGCAGGCCTTCTGGAAGCGCGGCATGACGGAGACGGACGATCCCTTCTACGCCCACCGCATCCGCTGGCAGAACACCGGCTGGACCCAGCGCCTGCTGGCCCCGGACGTGCGCTCCGCCGCCAACGCGCAGGCCTTCGACGATGTGGTGGCCGCCCATCTGCCCGCCGGCTGGTCGCGCTGGAGCCCGCTCGCCCGCACCCAGTGGACGGAGATCGCCGCCTTCATGTCGCCCTACCTGCTGACCAGCCAGGGCGACCGGGTGGCGATGGCCAACAGCATCGAGGTCCGCTACCCCTTCCTCGATCCGGAGGTGGACGACCTCTGCGCCGCCCTGCCCGACCGGGTGAAGATGCTGGGGCTGCGCGACAAGCTGGCGCTGCGCCGCGTCGCCTCGCGCCTGCTGCCGGCGGAGATCTTCCACCGCCCGAAGCGCCCCTACCGCGCCCCGATGACCACCGCCCTCTTCGGCGCCCAGGCCCCGGCCTATGTCCGGGACCTGCTGTCCGAGGAGTCGCTGAACCGCTACGGGCTGGTCGACGCCGCCGGCGTCGCCGCCCTGGCCGCCAAGGCCCACCGCACCGACGGCCGCATGGCCGGCGAGCGCGAGGAGATGGCCCTGGTCGGCGTGCTCACCCTCCAGATGCTCGCCCGGAACGTGCTGGACGAGCTGCCGGGCCGGGCCTCGTCGCTCCGCGCCCGCTTGGACGCCGCGCCCATCCACATTCTCGAAGAGCATTTGGACAGCGCCGCCGCCGCCTGA
- the nadE gene encoding NAD(+) synthase, translating into MLNALHPFDANALSLDCAAAAREIEQFIQRTVAHDLKRQGVVLGVSGGIDSSVCAALAVRALGPERVLAILMPEKESSPDSTRRGRLLCESLGVEPIMENITAPLTALGCYDRRDSAIRRLFPEYGPGWKQKIGLAAGLLDADRVNYFTMTVEAPEGDRQTSRMPVDVYLSVVAATNLKQRVRKTMEYTHADRLNYSVLGTPNRLEYELGFFVRGGDGLADLKPIAHLFKTQVYQMAAYLGLPDDIQSQSPSTDTYTLPQSQEEFYYAIPYDKLDLALCAYGRGVPEDEAARALNLSVEQVRRVYKDIVLKRRTSGRILRNAALVQPVEVDGSDA; encoded by the coding sequence ATGCTGAACGCCCTGCATCCCTTCGACGCCAACGCCCTCTCGCTCGACTGCGCGGCGGCTGCCCGGGAGATCGAACAGTTCATCCAGCGCACCGTCGCCCACGACCTGAAGCGCCAGGGCGTCGTGCTCGGCGTGTCCGGCGGCATCGACAGCTCGGTCTGCGCGGCGCTGGCCGTGCGCGCGCTGGGGCCGGAGCGCGTCCTGGCCATCCTGATGCCGGAGAAGGAATCCTCGCCGGACAGCACCCGCCGCGGCCGGCTGCTCTGCGAGAGCCTGGGCGTCGAGCCGATCATGGAGAACATCACGGCGCCGCTGACCGCGCTCGGCTGCTACGACCGCCGCGACAGCGCCATCCGTCGCCTGTTCCCGGAATACGGGCCGGGCTGGAAGCAGAAGATCGGTCTGGCCGCCGGCCTGCTCGACGCCGACCGCGTCAACTACTTCACCATGACGGTGGAGGCGCCGGAGGGCGACCGCCAGACCAGCCGCATGCCGGTGGACGTCTATCTGTCGGTGGTCGCCGCCACCAACCTGAAGCAGCGCGTCCGCAAGACCATGGAATACACCCACGCCGACCGGCTGAACTACTCGGTCCTCGGCACGCCGAACCGGCTGGAGTATGAGCTGGGCTTCTTCGTGCGCGGCGGCGACGGTCTGGCCGACCTGAAGCCGATCGCCCATCTGTTCAAGACCCAGGTCTACCAGATGGCCGCCTATCTCGGCCTGCCCGACGACATCCAGAGCCAGTCGCCGAGCACCGACACCTACACCCTGCCGCAGTCGCAGGAGGAGTTCTACTACGCCATCCCCTACGACAAGCTGGATCTGGCGCTCTGCGCCTACGGCCGCGGCGTGCCGGAGGACGAGGCGGCCCGCGCCCTCAACCTGTCGGTCGAGCAGGTCCGTCGCGTCTACAAGGACATCGTCCTGAAGCGCCGCACGTCGGGCCGCATCCTGCGCAACGCCGCGCTGGTGCAGCCGGTCGAGGTGGATGGGAGCGACGCATGA
- a CDS encoding GNAT family N-acetyltransferase, producing MSEDRVALESFQRDHFGADSPLLDDTHFNWLFEEPPTPDPEGIQLWVCKRNGGIVGQQAGIPFALKVGQRVRRASWAIDLMVAPEWRLRGVGPGLSETHAAASEVSVSLSMTDAAYKSYKRAGWLDLGNIPTYLRVIDPPRCLRVSPYDGGLARLMARLGKPAMSAAALVGHAAARTFGARLVEIDRFDERMDGLWEAAAPQHLCAARRDHAYLQWRFDKIPNAERHRRFLVMRRDTVMAYVVLRVDRWRGESVGVVCDYLARPGWLMPAFALLVERARRDRLAALVCRTLNAQAARPLSMMGFLCLKNGLRQPTRMMARPAADRPELTPLIGDPKNWFVTAADSDMGFKDLGE from the coding sequence ATGTCCGAGGATCGCGTCGCGCTGGAGTCCTTCCAGCGCGACCACTTCGGCGCGGACTCCCCGCTGCTGGACGACACCCATTTCAATTGGCTGTTCGAGGAACCGCCCACCCCCGATCCGGAGGGGATTCAGCTCTGGGTCTGCAAGCGGAACGGGGGGATCGTCGGCCAGCAGGCGGGCATTCCCTTCGCGCTGAAGGTGGGGCAGCGGGTGCGCCGCGCCTCCTGGGCGATCGACCTGATGGTCGCCCCGGAATGGCGTCTGCGCGGCGTCGGGCCGGGCCTGTCGGAGACCCACGCCGCCGCCAGCGAGGTGAGCGTCTCCCTGTCGATGACCGACGCCGCCTACAAGTCCTACAAGCGGGCGGGCTGGCTCGATCTCGGGAACATCCCGACCTATCTGCGCGTGATCGACCCGCCGCGCTGCCTGCGCGTCAGCCCCTACGACGGCGGGCTGGCCCGCCTGATGGCGCGGCTGGGCAAGCCGGCGATGAGCGCCGCCGCCCTGGTCGGCCATGCGGCCGCCCGGACCTTCGGCGCCCGGCTGGTCGAAATCGACCGCTTCGACGAGCGCATGGACGGGCTGTGGGAGGCCGCGGCGCCGCAGCATCTCTGCGCCGCCCGGCGCGACCACGCCTATCTCCAGTGGCGCTTCGACAAGATCCCCAACGCGGAACGGCACCGCCGCTTCCTCGTCATGCGGCGCGACACGGTGATGGCCTATGTGGTGCTGCGGGTGGACCGCTGGCGCGGCGAGAGCGTCGGGGTGGTGTGCGACTATCTGGCCCGTCCGGGCTGGCTGATGCCCGCCTTCGCCCTGCTGGTCGAGCGCGCCCGGCGGGACCGGCTGGCCGCCCTGGTCTGCCGCACGCTGAACGCCCAGGCGGCCCGTCCCCTGTCGATGATGGGCTTCCTCTGCCTGAAGAACGGTCTGCGCCAGCCGACCCGGATGATGGCCCGCCCCGCCGCCGACCGCCCGGAGCTGACCCCGCTGATCGGCGACCCGAAGAACTGGTTCGTCACCGCCGCCGACAGCGACATGGGCTTCAAGGATCTCGGCGAGTAA
- a CDS encoding MarR family transcriptional regulator translates to MRPSARATAEVMAQVLRTTASLAFTDGLNPAQWAALRYFAQANASARNVVAFARHHGTTKGTASQTIAALLKKDLLERHPSETDRRSIRLTLTARGRSMLANDPLNELAAAIDGLAPAQHGALAAGLDELLRTLLSRRTQGEARAGDSPGASGHADRNGAAAD, encoded by the coding sequence ATGCGCCCAAGCGCGCGCGCGACCGCCGAGGTCATGGCGCAGGTTCTGCGGACGACCGCCAGCCTCGCCTTCACCGACGGCCTGAACCCGGCCCAGTGGGCGGCGCTGCGCTATTTCGCCCAGGCGAACGCCAGCGCCCGCAACGTCGTTGCCTTCGCCCGCCATCACGGAACGACCAAGGGCACGGCGAGCCAGACCATCGCCGCCCTCCTGAAAAAGGATCTGCTGGAGCGGCACCCCAGCGAGACCGACCGCCGCTCCATCCGGTTGACCCTCACGGCGCGGGGGCGGAGCATGCTCGCCAACGATCCACTGAACGAGCTGGCCGCGGCCATCGACGGCTTGGCGCCGGCCCAGCACGGCGCCTTGGCCGCCGGGCTGGACGAACTGTTGCGCACGCTGCTGTCCCGCCGCACCCAGGGTGAGGCGCGCGCCGGGGACTCGCCGGGCGCCTCCGGCCATGCCGACCGCAACGGCGCCGCGGCGGACTGA
- a CDS encoding response regulator transcription factor, with translation MARILVIDDVPAFTALLRMTLETQGHHVAEVHDGLSGLSTLESEPFDLAIVDMMMPGLDGIELIRRLRAGAASETPAIIAPAIIAMSGGTDDFPAAFALNLSAMHGADRVLYKPFDNSELTTAVEELLAARAA, from the coding sequence ATGGCCCGAATTCTGGTGATCGACGACGTTCCGGCCTTCACGGCGCTGCTGCGCATGACGCTGGAGACGCAGGGCCACCATGTGGCGGAGGTCCATGACGGTCTGTCCGGCCTGTCGACGCTGGAGAGCGAGCCCTTCGACCTCGCCATCGTCGACATGATGATGCCCGGCCTGGACGGGATCGAATTGATCCGCCGCCTGCGCGCCGGCGCCGCTTCCGAGACCCCGGCCATCATCGCCCCAGCCATCATCGCCATGTCCGGCGGCACGGACGACTTCCCGGCGGCCTTCGCGCTGAACCTGTCGGCGATGCACGGCGCCGACCGCGTGCTCTACAAACCGTTCGACAACAGCGAGCTGACCACCGCCGTGGAGGAGCTGCTGGCCGCCCGCGCCGCCTGA
- a CDS encoding monovalent cation:proton antiporter-2 (CPA2) family protein, whose product MHDPKLLFDVLFLLLAAVVIVPLFQALRIPAVLGYLVGGALLGPHTPGPVVDMELPQVLSEFGVVFLLFAIGLELPLSRLRAMRRYIFGLGLMQVVLTSAAIAAVAYALGEGMAAALVIGGMLAFSSTATVLKLLVERGETVARFGRVSVAVLIFQDLAVVPLLTLLPLLAGGDTSIPWALALAGVKAVAAIGAIMLLGRFVVRPVYHFVASAKSPEVFTATNLLVVLAVAWLTAEAGMSMALGAFLAGMLMADTAYRHQVEADIEPFRGLLLGLFFMTVGMTLDLPAMLRRADDILMVTAALLVGKSILLFLLCRLSGLGLATSLRIGLLLSQGGEFAFVLIGKATRLTVLEGETGLLLSSCVALSMAVTPLVGAIAQRLAQRVEARYGAEAFGVETSDITGHVLIAGYGRVGRAVARLLRTHDIPYVALDLDPQRVAAARAEGLPVYYGDSSQIGVLRAAGIERARAAVITVNRPDMAERAVEAIRRAAPRLAIAARAHDLDRGARLKKAGASAVVPETLEASLQLASLVLRNAGVDAETIDQSLKSVRDRGYDALSEPAGQND is encoded by the coding sequence ATGCACGATCCCAAACTGCTTTTCGACGTCCTGTTCCTGCTGCTGGCGGCGGTGGTGATCGTCCCCCTGTTCCAGGCACTGCGCATCCCGGCGGTGCTCGGCTATCTGGTGGGCGGGGCGCTGCTGGGTCCGCACACGCCGGGGCCGGTGGTGGACATGGAGCTTCCCCAGGTCCTGTCCGAATTCGGGGTGGTCTTCCTCCTCTTCGCCATCGGGCTGGAACTGCCGCTGTCGCGCCTGCGGGCGATGCGGCGCTACATCTTCGGCCTGGGGCTGATGCAGGTCGTCCTGACCAGCGCCGCCATCGCCGCCGTCGCCTACGCGCTGGGCGAGGGCATGGCGGCGGCGCTGGTGATCGGCGGCATGCTGGCCTTCTCCTCCACCGCCACGGTGCTGAAGCTGCTGGTCGAGCGCGGGGAGACGGTGGCGCGGTTCGGGCGCGTGTCGGTCGCCGTGCTGATCTTCCAGGATCTCGCCGTCGTGCCGCTGCTGACCCTGCTGCCGCTGCTGGCCGGCGGCGACACCAGCATCCCCTGGGCGCTCGCCCTGGCCGGGGTCAAGGCCGTCGCGGCGATCGGCGCCATCATGCTGCTGGGCCGTTTCGTGGTGCGGCCGGTCTATCACTTCGTGGCCTCGGCCAAGAGTCCGGAAGTGTTCACGGCGACCAACCTGCTGGTCGTCCTGGCGGTCGCCTGGCTGACGGCGGAGGCCGGCATGTCGATGGCGCTGGGCGCCTTCCTGGCCGGCATGCTGATGGCCGACACCGCCTACCGCCATCAGGTGGAGGCCGACATCGAGCCGTTCCGCGGCCTGCTGCTCGGCCTGTTCTTCATGACGGTGGGCATGACGCTGGACCTGCCCGCCATGCTCCGGCGCGCCGACGACATCCTGATGGTGACCGCGGCGCTCCTGGTCGGGAAGAGCATCCTGCTGTTCCTGCTCTGCCGCCTGTCGGGACTCGGTCTGGCGACCTCGCTGCGCATCGGGCTGCTGCTGTCGCAGGGCGGCGAGTTCGCCTTCGTGCTGATCGGCAAGGCGACGCGGCTGACGGTGCTGGAGGGCGAGACCGGGCTGCTGCTGTCCTCCTGCGTGGCGCTCAGCATGGCGGTCACGCCGCTGGTCGGCGCCATCGCCCAGCGGCTGGCCCAGAGGGTCGAGGCCCGCTACGGCGCCGAGGCCTTCGGCGTGGAGACCAGCGACATCACCGGCCATGTGCTGATCGCCGGCTACGGCCGGGTCGGGCGCGCCGTCGCGCGGCTGCTGCGCACCCACGACATCCCTTACGTCGCGCTCGACCTCGACCCGCAGCGGGTGGCGGCGGCGCGGGCCGAGGGGCTGCCGGTCTATTACGGCGATTCCAGCCAGATCGGCGTTCTCCGCGCCGCCGGAATCGAGCGGGCGCGGGCCGCCGTCATCACCGTCAACCGCCCGGACATGGCGGAGCGCGCCGTGGAGGCCATCCGCCGCGCCGCCCCGCGCCTGGCCATCGCCGCCCGCGCCCACGATCTTGACCGCGGCGCGCGGCTGAAGAAGGCCGGAGCCAGCGCCGTGGTGCCCGAGACGCTGGAGGCCAGCCTGCAACTGGCCAGCCTCGTGCTGCGCAACGCCGGTGTCGACGCCGAGACCATCGACCAGAGCCTGAAGAGCGTCCGCGACCGCGGCTACGACGCGCTCAGCGAGCCGGCCGGCCAGAACGACTGA
- a CDS encoding sulfate/molybdate ABC transporter ATP-binding protein, whose translation MAIQVSGITKQFGSFRALDSVDLEVRSGELLALLGPSGSGKTTLLRIMAGLEFADSGSLLLNGEEALSLTPRERQVGFVFQHYALFRHMTVFENVAFGMKVRPRGQRPTSTEIKRRVMELLDLVQLAHFADRYPAQLSGGQRQRVALARALAIEPKVLLLDEPFGALDAKVRKELRRWLRKLHEDIHITSVFVTHDQEEALELADRVVVMSQGRIEQVGSPADVYDRPASAFVYEFLGQVNRFDCIVADGVARTANGALSIPADGTVRGPAIAYVRPHDLGLSPSAGGPGRVSGIHVVGPDARIEIDLAGLPLEAEMDRERLTALGLRLGDQCTVHIDRARVFPQP comes from the coding sequence ATGGCGATCCAGGTTTCCGGCATCACCAAGCAATTCGGCAGTTTCCGCGCGCTCGATTCGGTGGACCTCGAAGTCCGCTCGGGCGAGCTTCTGGCCCTGCTCGGTCCCTCGGGGTCGGGCAAGACGACCCTGCTGCGCATCATGGCGGGGCTGGAGTTCGCCGATTCCGGCAGCCTCCTGCTCAACGGGGAGGAGGCTTTGAGCCTCACCCCGCGGGAGCGGCAGGTCGGCTTCGTCTTCCAGCATTACGCGCTGTTCCGCCACATGACCGTCTTCGAGAACGTGGCCTTCGGGATGAAGGTGCGGCCGCGCGGCCAGCGCCCGACCTCCACCGAGATCAAGCGGCGGGTCATGGAGCTGCTGGACCTGGTCCAGCTCGCCCATTTCGCCGACCGCTATCCGGCGCAGCTCTCCGGCGGGCAGCGGCAGCGCGTGGCGCTGGCCCGCGCGCTCGCCATCGAGCCGAAGGTGCTGCTGCTCGACGAACCGTTCGGCGCGCTCGACGCCAAGGTGCGCAAGGAGCTGCGGCGCTGGCTGCGCAAGCTGCACGAGGACATCCACATCACCTCCGTCTTCGTCACCCATGACCAGGAGGAGGCGCTGGAACTGGCCGACCGCGTGGTGGTGATGAGCCAGGGCCGGATCGAGCAGGTGGGCAGCCCGGCGGACGTCTACGACCGTCCGGCCTCCGCCTTCGTCTACGAGTTCCTGGGGCAAGTGAACCGCTTCGACTGCATTGTGGCGGATGGGGTGGCGCGGACGGCCAACGGGGCGCTGTCCATCCCCGCCGATGGCACGGTCCGCGGCCCGGCCATCGCCTATGTGCGCCCGCACGACCTCGGCCTCAGCCCCAGCGCCGGCGGGCCGGGCCGGGTGTCGGGCATCCATGTGGTGGGGCCGGACGCGCGGATCGAGATCGACCTCGCCGGCCTGCCGCTGGAGGCCGAGATGGACCGCGAACGGCTGACCGCCCTGGGCCTGCGCCTTGGTGACCAGTGCACCGTCCACATCGACCGCGCCCGGGTCTTCCCGCAGCCGTGA
- the cysW gene encoding sulfate ABC transporter permease subunit CysW: MLVKKAVGFTPALADSRWVKGLLIATALAFLLLFLVLPLVAVFVEALRRGTDAYWAALMEPDAVAAIKLTLIVAAIAVPMNLLFGVAASWCIAKFDFRGKDVLITLIDLPFSVSPVISGLIYVLLFGLHGLMGPFLKSQGIQIIFAVPGLVLATVFVTFPFVARELIPLMQEQGNEEEEAALVLGASGWQTFWRVTLPNIKWGLLYGVLLCNARAMGEFGAVSVVSGHIRGETNTMPLHVEILYNEYNLVAAFAVASVLAMLALVTLVVKSVLEWRFGAELAATRH; the protein is encoded by the coding sequence ATGCTCGTTAAGAAAGCCGTCGGCTTCACGCCGGCGCTGGCCGACAGCCGGTGGGTGAAGGGGCTTCTGATCGCCACGGCGCTGGCCTTCCTGCTGCTGTTCCTGGTCCTGCCGCTGGTCGCGGTCTTCGTGGAGGCGCTGCGCCGCGGCACGGACGCCTACTGGGCGGCCCTGATGGAGCCGGACGCGGTGGCGGCGATCAAGCTGACGCTGATCGTCGCGGCCATCGCCGTGCCGATGAACCTCCTCTTCGGCGTGGCGGCGTCCTGGTGCATCGCCAAGTTCGACTTCCGCGGCAAGGACGTGCTGATCACGCTGATCGACCTGCCTTTCTCGGTGTCGCCGGTGATCTCCGGCCTGATCTACGTGCTGCTGTTCGGGCTGCACGGGCTGATGGGGCCGTTCCTGAAATCGCAGGGCATCCAGATCATCTTCGCGGTGCCGGGGCTGGTGCTCGCCACCGTCTTCGTCACCTTCCCCTTCGTCGCCCGCGAGCTGATCCCGCTGATGCAGGAGCAGGGCAACGAGGAGGAGGAGGCGGCGCTGGTGCTGGGCGCGTCCGGCTGGCAGACCTTCTGGCGCGTCACCCTTCCGAACATCAAATGGGGCCTGCTGTACGGCGTCCTGCTGTGCAACGCCCGCGCGATGGGCGAGTTCGGCGCGGTGTCGGTGGTGTCCGGCCACATCCGGGGCGAGACCAACACGATGCCCCTGCATGTCGAGATCCTCTACAACGAATACAACTTGGTCGCTGCCTTCGCGGTGGCCTCGGTGCTGGCCATGCTCGCCCTCGTCACGCTGGTCGTGAAGTCGGTGCTGGAATGGCGCTTCGGGGCTGAGCTGGCGGCCACCCGGCATTGA
- the cysT gene encoding sulfate ABC transporter permease subunit CysT, whose translation MSVLRKPSVLPGFGLTLGFTLTYLSLIVLLPLAALALKAAGLGWSGFWDAVLTPRVLAAFKVSFGLSLAAAAINAVFGFIVAWVLVRYRFPGDRIVDALVDLPFALPTAVAGIALSALYAPNGWIGSLLMEWFGLRVAFTPLGIAIALTFIGLPFVVRTVQPILQDLPPEEEEAAAALGATRWQAFRRVVFPALLPALLTGFALAFARGVGEYGSVIFIAGNIPGLSEILPLLIVIKLEQYDYAGAAAVGVLMLMASFVLLLALNLLQAWMRSRHAR comes from the coding sequence TTGAGCGTTCTTCGGAAACCCAGCGTCCTGCCCGGCTTCGGGCTGACCCTGGGATTCACGCTGACCTATCTGTCCCTGATCGTCCTGCTGCCGCTGGCCGCGCTGGCGCTGAAGGCGGCGGGGCTGGGCTGGTCCGGCTTCTGGGACGCGGTGCTGACGCCGCGCGTCCTGGCCGCCTTCAAGGTCAGTTTCGGGCTGTCGCTGGCCGCCGCCGCGATCAACGCCGTCTTCGGCTTCATCGTCGCCTGGGTGCTGGTGCGCTACCGCTTTCCCGGCGACCGGATCGTCGATGCGCTGGTGGACCTGCCCTTCGCCCTGCCCACCGCGGTGGCCGGCATCGCGCTCAGCGCGCTCTACGCGCCCAACGGCTGGATCGGCTCCCTGCTGATGGAGTGGTTCGGGCTGAGGGTGGCCTTCACGCCGCTGGGCATCGCCATCGCCCTGACCTTCATCGGCCTGCCCTTCGTGGTCCGCACCGTGCAGCCGATCCTCCAGGACCTGCCGCCGGAGGAGGAGGAGGCCGCCGCCGCGCTGGGCGCCACCCGCTGGCAGGCCTTCCGGCGGGTGGTGTTCCCGGCGCTGCTGCCGGCGCTGCTGACCGGCTTCGCGCTGGCCTTCGCCCGCGGGGTGGGGGAGTATGGATCGGTGATCTTCATCGCCGGTAACATCCCCGGCCTGTCGGAGATCCTTCCGCTGCTGATCGTCATCAAGCTGGAGCAGTACGACTATGCCGGCGCCGCCGCGGTCGGCGTGCTGATGCTGATGGCGTCCTTCGTGCTTCTGCTGGCCCTGAACCTGCTGCAAGCCTGGATGAGGTCGCGCCATGCTCGTTAA
- a CDS encoding sulfate ABC transporter substrate-binding protein has protein sequence MSFRDRLSALRANRFPVGRLSALAAGVALAMLTIAPAKAQTTLLNVSYDPTREFYVEFNKAFAKKWQEENGQTVSVKQSHGGSGKQARSVIDGLDADVVTLALAYDIDAIADSGALPKTWQTRLPNNSSPYTSTIVFLVRKGNPKQIKDWDDLLKPGVQVITPNPKTSGGARWNYLAAWAYSLEKNGNDEAKAKQFVADLFKNVPVLDSGARGSTVTFTQRQLGDVLLAWENEAFLSLQEFGADKFDIVVPSLSILAEPPVTVVDSVVDRKGTRKAAEAYLNFLYTPEAQEIAAKNFYRPRLPEVAARYADRFPNVKLVTIDGSFGGWRTAQEKHFADGGVFDQIYQKGR, from the coding sequence ATGTCGTTTCGTGATCGGCTCTCCGCGCTCCGCGCGAACCGGTTTCCCGTTGGCCGGCTGTCCGCGTTGGCCGCGGGTGTCGCCCTCGCCATGCTGACCATCGCGCCGGCCAAGGCGCAGACCACTCTGCTGAACGTCTCCTACGACCCCACGCGTGAGTTTTATGTGGAGTTCAACAAGGCGTTCGCCAAGAAGTGGCAGGAGGAAAACGGCCAGACGGTGTCCGTCAAGCAGTCGCACGGCGGGTCGGGCAAGCAGGCGCGTTCGGTCATCGACGGGCTGGACGCCGACGTGGTGACGCTGGCGCTGGCCTACGACATCGACGCCATCGCCGACTCCGGCGCCCTGCCGAAGACCTGGCAGACGCGCCTGCCGAACAACAGCTCCCCCTACACCTCGACCATCGTCTTCCTGGTCCGCAAGGGCAACCCGAAGCAGATCAAGGATTGGGACGACCTTCTGAAGCCGGGCGTTCAGGTCATCACCCCGAATCCGAAGACCTCGGGCGGGGCGCGCTGGAACTATCTCGCCGCCTGGGCCTATTCGCTGGAGAAGAACGGCAACGACGAGGCCAAGGCCAAGCAGTTCGTCGCCGACCTGTTCAAGAACGTGCCGGTGCTGGACAGCGGCGCCCGCGGTTCCACCGTCACCTTCACGCAGCGGCAGCTCGGCGACGTGCTGCTGGCCTGGGAGAACGAGGCCTTCCTGTCGCTCCAGGAGTTCGGCGCCGACAAGTTCGACATCGTCGTGCCGTCGCTGTCGATCCTGGCGGAGCCGCCGGTCACGGTCGTCGATTCGGTGGTGGACCGCAAGGGCACCCGGAAGGCGGCGGAAGCCTACCTGAACTTCCTCTATACCCCCGAGGCGCAGGAGATCGCGGCGAAGAACTTCTACCGCCCGCGCCTGCCGGAGGTCGCTGCACGGTATGCGGATCGCTTCCCGAATGTTAAGCTCGTGACCATCGACGGTTCCTTCGGGGGCTGGCGCACGGCGCAGGAGAAGCACTTCGCGGATGGCGGCGTCTTCGACCAGATCTATCAGAAGGGCCGCTGA